tattatgactttATCATCCTTAGAGAGGCTAGTGCTAATAAATTCATCCAACCAAGCTTCCTTTTGATGTTCTTTGAGTATGATAATTTTCTGAGTTACTGTATTTACAGTAGATAGATCAAGAGAACCGACTGTGATATGTAAAGGATTTTTTGTAAAGTAATTAGCCAAATTTTTGACAGCTGTTGGCCATGTGGCGCTTGTCAAAATAGTTTGCTTATCTGGACGCACATGTCTTAGTGACAAttctatttgatttttaaaacccATGTCTAACATACGGTCCGCTTCATCGAGAACCAAATAAGACACATGTTCAAGTTTAATTGCTTGTATACCAATCAAATCATTAAGCCTTCCTGGTGTGGCTACAACAATGTCTGGTTTTTCagcttttataagtttttgatGTTCCTGAGCTGAAACACCACCACCGTAAACACACACAACtttgatattgttatataaatattttgttatttcatcGTGAATTTGCAACACAAGTTCTCTGGTTGGTCCCATTATCATTACCGACGGTCCAATACGTTTATTGCGTGGTGTAGGTTGTCCAAGTAAATGAATTATAGCTGGCAGTATATATGCTAATGTCTTTCCTGAACCAGTTTGGGCAATAGCTATTAAATCGTGTCCACTCATAATTATTGGCCATGCTTGACACTGTATAGGCGATGGTACGGtaaaattttgtttcttaATTACCTTCATGATATCTGGATACGAACCAAAGGCATgctcaaatgtttttataggCTTTGGTATCGGTCGTAAGCATTCAGCACCATCCACGTACTGGACAGTAGTATCATTTTGAGCAGTTCTAAACGATTGGACTTCTTCGTCAGACATGGCTTTTACTTGTTTATGCTCCACATAGAGATCCTTGATGATTGGCGGCAACGACTGTATAATCTCGAGGTCCCTCTGCCTGTTTTCTCGGAGTATTTCCTCCCAAGCCTCGTCACTAATAGTGATTTTCTCTACCGGGGACACCGACCGCCGTTTCGGTCGCGGTCTATCTGTGCCTCGACTTGTGCCTCCACCACGTGCTTGTCGCCTGGGCGGCGGTGGTGGAGTGGTAATCGTTTCCGACCGCAACAATTTTCCAACAATCTTCTCGATCATGCCACTGGCCAAACGCTGAGCATCTTCACTGCCAATAATCTTCACGTTCCGCGTGTCCGCTGTGTCACCGTTTGTAAGCTTTACCATCGCGCCACTATCTTGTTGGATGGTCTTGATCGTGGCTCCGCCACGGCCGATCACCAGACCAGCCATAGCTGATTCGATTACCAATAATGTGGACATGGCAATTGGAATATTGGATAGAAACGATAAATTAGCACGAGAAACAGATACGAACGGCCGTAACAAGCTTCAAAAATCGTAACCACTCGACAGTTGGTATTCACCGACGAAAGGACGCCAAACTCAGAAGAACAGACAATGGCACAATGCTGTTGACGGCGTATGTACAGCCAATAATCGATGTTCCCGACAAAACGACGCCGATCGACGgggagtaatttttttttcgtttttatcaaACATATGAATTGTAACCTGTAATATTTACCTCCGAAATTTCAATCATCTGTTACTGATAAAACTCGGTGTCTTTGTTATCTATGATACCAGTGCGTATGTGAGACGATCACAAAGGCTTATGATCAACGGATACAACCACTAAGCGGCTCgaaaatcgtattatattttaaatttaaattattaattatatataaatcttaaataaatttaaactatactataaaatattgtataatattatgtacattatgtcGTCGTTCACTTACATACCTACGCATGCGAAAAACAGTTATGTTACTTTTAAATGCTACCTACTCGACACGATGGATAGATTTGAAAACTTACTCTCACCAAGGATCAAGATTTTCAAGGAAGAATTGGTgtgtatcaattttaatttgttcagTACACCATTCAAGAAGATACAAGTGCAGTAAAGCAACAAAATGTTCCTGCCCGTACCAGACTCATCCTTAAATCCAAGTTGGTATGTGACTACTCCATATCGATACATATCAAATTTTTCTTCTTGAGaatcttatattatgattaggcTAACAAGgaagattattaaataatataaaggagatttgatttatttgatatgTGATTATCCTATAAtacattactaatttatttatttgttttaatttctaatgttTCTATACCTACTTACTTGTCactataaacttaattataaccGTATTCAATCATTACTCAATTAACTTTcatgttacattttattttatgaatttcctTACCATAAATTTCAcgagaaaaatattactaatgtaCTAATATCactgacaatatttttatttagaggtgaatttttttaattattttattgtttaagataatatttaattcataataatgagacaatctattattattgatctaAAAAAATAGTCCTTCTTAACTTCTGAATAACATATTTCATGtgaaattaagtaatattaatatctgaacaataaaataaatgtgttagaacagtaaaattattttaaaataataaattatttatactattaatattgattttaataaattacatataaatttaaaaattatttaaatggattgagtatcaatttaatatagaattataatgttttttaaatgatacaaaaaatatgatatataatgatacattataatcATCTACTTACTAATgattaagaataaatttacgacaaataagtagttttaagttctaatatataatatttgataaagaaatattaatttgcttatttaatattataatcatctggatattgtataatttgttaatattttatttcaggttatatttaatataagaaaatgtattgaatcATGTATGATTGTCTACTTCAGGAGTCTTTGTATCATCACAGTCTTAGcacattaaatacttttttcgtTGTTAAATTAGTAAGTAATctctatttaattaatcaataagaTGTTTAGTATTATGAACTgtctactttttatatttttaatttttaattttagtgtcCTAGAATGCATGGAAGATGGAAGTGCacacaatttaatatcaagATATATTTGTcttctaaactttaaaaataaatactctcAGTCATGACTGATGGCTTTGCGAAACTAATTACAGCCATCATATGTGTTATTTTAGACCAGTGTTTCTCAACCTATGGTACACGTACCTCTGGGGGTATgcgaaaaaaacttatttcataatatcttatttgtGTTGTGTGTGAATATACGATAAATTGTCATTTGGGGGTACGTAAAGCAGTGGTGAGAGGTCAAGGGgcatgtacataaaaaaaggttGAGAAACACTGTTTTAGACAAATCCAGttggaaataaaatgtattaaagatAATCGCCGGTAaacttatacttaattattacaataatcattctatgtatttttcaaaatttaatttatataacaataagacgtaatattattttgattgtcaacagattatttattaatttatacaataatttaaagctatttgtcattaatacataaacactaacgtaaaagattttattacattCTTTCAATATTCTGATTGTTACTTAGTTCACACatcaaatagatatatttttttcaccaatataaaatagattggtaaaaaaaataggtagttttaaaaactaaaatacatttttctaagttgtatactattaacattttcaattattcgttatttgttatatcaattttatgaaatatttaattcgttTGTGTAACAGTGTTTCTCAACCGGTGTTCCGAGGCACATAACTGTGCCACAAACTAGTTGTAGGTGTGCCATGAGTCACAGCTGTGGTACAcgcgtatagtattattaggtgtttaaaatggaaatttcccagtacttaattaatatagtgttccgtcaaaatgtatgattataaGCAATGTACGTGAGCATAAAAAGGTTGAGAACTACTGGTGTAACTATTTTGTTCgtagtaattttatactatacattatctATATTGTTTCTTGTATATCTGAAAAATCTTTACTATTGACAAGATTACTGATGTATTCTTATCTATacttcaaattgttttaacatCCAATTGCGATATTAGCATTTCAACTGCTGtcagtattgatttaattgtatgtatgataattataattttgatccaAGCTCATTTTAACTACAGATATCTTATCATCAGTCttcttttcatttaatttattacaccaTGGATATACTATAAGCCATaaagtattcattttaattgatttcttcaactaaaattataatatccatgAATCTATTGcaattttgatattgttatattattcatagtatatttttattgatgtaaTTAGTGCAAGTATAAGTTATCATAGGGCACACAGATCTTTTAAgtcatttgatttaatatactttatagacTTCTTTGAATAACATATATCACGTGAAATGAAATAACATTAACtcttagataataaaaataatatatatttgattagtgaaatacatttaataaattaaacaatttttaaaatatttatacattaatagttaatactgatataatttatactaaattacatgtacatttaaacattatatgaatgaattatgtaacaatgtaatttgtaatttataatgttttataaatgataccAAAAGAAAACAGtgtagatttattataaaagtttactaAGGATTGTGAATaactttataacaaatatatgatttcaagttctaaaatgtaatatttaataaagaaatatttatttgctaatttaatatcacaattattttaaattgtattattaagtatacagggtgattcttttatcatgaaacactcattatttcaaaaagtattcatgtttttgaaaacattttttacatagttttaagttgttaaaaacaacatttttattaaaaaattatatttttaaatattttgtatccttatattttttaagctttttacttttttgaatgacaacataaagttttaatttcatattccaaagcagaataattttctgagtattttgatatataaaaatcgaatttagggtgagtagcttatgagttataagtatttaaagttttgatgcaCGGATTGGAGTGGTACAGGGTTACCctgcaaaatgtttgtccactactccacttgtctaaactttaaatacataaactactcaccctaaattcgatttttatgtattaaaatactcagaaaaatattcgttttcagaatattaaattaaaactctattttgtcatttaataaagtaataaacttaaaaaaataaaaggataaaaaatatttaaaaatatattttttaataaaaatgttgtttttatcaacttgaaactatgtaaaaaaatgttttcaaaaacatgaatactttttgaaataatgagtgttttatgatagaagaatcatcctgtatatataaaattaattaataaatttaaaacaacaatttgttaatattttaaagatttaatttttaactacctaatatttgatttttattataattttttttcagttaatatttcatatataaaagttatcaaaatgttttaaatcatttatgatTGACAACTTTAAGAGTCTTTGTGTCATAGTCTTAGcgccataaatattttttttgtaagttatctccataaattaatatattagatgtTTAATGTTATGAATGATctactttttatgttttttattttagtgtctAAGGATGTGTGGAAGTGTACACAAATCAATATCAAGATATATTTGTCTTCTAAactttaagaataaaatacctTCAGTCATAACTCAATACCTATTTTGATTGTCAacagattatatatttaataatttatataatattttaaagccacgtgtcattttacatttattaatgaacAAGTCTTATGCATTGGAGTATATCTTtaacattgattttaataggtaatataatattctttcaaTGTTCTGGTTGTTAATTAGCTTGCAAACCAAATTGATGTAtgaatattctaattattaacttaaaatattaattttttttcttaaatatttacattttttttattcatattaatcaaattgatacaaaaaaaatattagatagttTTAGAAACTTAATACATTCTTCTAagaatatgtataacattttttaattacttgttATTTGTGATATTAATTTCTATGAAATTTTTAGTTGTGCAactaatactaatactattttttcctACTATTTTCatgttgtatattttctaatataaaacaatatgttttttgtaCATCTGAAAAATCTATACTATCGACACTAACAATGATATACTTTcgtgtatacttataaaaaataaagtttatattaaacactacattttttttttgcaccaattataaatctaacatttattacatattgcaaatccctattatttatatttatcattacctacttgatataaatattattagcaactaattccataaaataaataccttaataaatatttaaaattctgttgtgacatttaaaaataaatatttgtaattttcaatttttttcagtataattattgataataatttttttacctgtCAAAATACTCGAAATGTCAATACAAGATTCCTCACAAATGATTCATattaaaacctaaaatattaacaatcattttgtttctatggatattttaaattcaaatttggacaaaattaaatatttaaataaagaatttgttttatttcaatacttttttataccaCAAACCTATTCACACCGTTCTTCAGTAAGGTGAAATTGACTtcaaagttaataacaatgatattaattgatataagtatatactattataataattacttcactttactatattactaataagtgatatgaaaaaaattactataaaagcAACATAcacatatcataaattatacagtaatTTAAGTTGATTCTACAGTCTTCGATCTATTTTGTACATGCAatgatttattcattttgttcatatttcaaatttaatacatacaatacagGGTCTTACTTAATAAGATGTACAATTAATAGTtctactgtttttattttattattaataagaaataatatctgagtaataggtacctaagtattcaatttatataaatatgttaaaaatgtttttcctaaaaaattgtatatattacaagtataaaataaaatatgattaaacatataatatttatatcataaagaaTAAAACTATGACATATATCTATTACCTATAaggatataaaattgtaatcccTACATAAACCTCGTTTgagcattttttaaacatatttgaagCATTTGCTATTATTTCAATCAGTCTTTGAAtgtttacaacattttttaaagacatttaCATCAATGGTTTTCGACAGTCTTGTAGATAAttctttataaaagtaatcaaatattaatactaatacttattttgaaaagtatttaaaaaaacatatttgacactcagtatttaattacaaatactatttttcttttttgattgtatttttttacaatacaaag
This genomic stretch from Rhopalosiphum maidis isolate BTI-1 chromosome 3, ASM367621v3, whole genome shotgun sequence harbors:
- the LOC113556821 gene encoding probable ATP-dependent RNA helicase DDX43, with amino-acid sequence MSTLLVIESAMAGLVIGRGGATIKTIQQDSGAMVKLTNGDTADTRNVKIIGSEDAQRLASGMIEKIVGKLLRSETITTPPPPPRRQARGGGTSRGTDRPRPKRRSVSPVEKITISDEAWEEILRENRQRDLEIIQSLPPIIKDLYVEHKQVKAMSDEEVQSFRTAQNDTTVQYVDGAECLRPIPKPIKTFEHAFGSYPDIMKVIKKQNFTVPSPIQCQAWPIIMSGHDLIAIAQTGSGKTLAYILPAIIHLLGQPTPRNKRIGPSVMIMGPTRELVLQIHDEITKYLYNNIKVVCVYGGGVSAQEHQKLIKAEKPDIVVATPGRLNDLIGIQAIKLEHVSYLVLDEADRMLDMGFKNQIELSLRHVRPDKQTILTSATWPTAVKNLANYFTKNPLHITVGSLDLSTVNTVTQKIIILKEHQKEAWLDEFISTSLSKDDKVIIFMRKKTSVEKMYENFIRKNIKCRCLHGGRLQINRERSLADMRKGVVSILIATDVASRGIDIHDITVVINYDFPTNIEEYVHRVGRTGRAGKTGSAYTLFSDYDKFNASSLISVLKKSNQPIPAELYKMTTQ